Proteins encoded within one genomic window of Mesotoga sp. Brook.08.105.5.1:
- a CDS encoding DUF4382 domain-containing protein, which produces MRKLLFLIVLLSAFFFSGCVDLTLPEADRGTVRVVLTDAVIPIEEIDSLIVRIESIKLYGSEEVPPDEYEPFVIVDEPFEVDILTLVGATFELPDTTGVVGVYNQLRIEVSAATMTANEIVYPVTVNSGSLKINNLGLEIDEGSVTNVVLDFDLSKSLKINGRWEDIVSEAEISGEKKSHEDKVHMTPVIHVRHGSLFDVTGVASADQLPLLAALFPEVDGEALMTFTHIDNPIWEEGEFRFCKVGPGEYRLEFFDNYMEEGFSVDESESRYQSLSVTVVDKDVDLGTIVLVEK; this is translated from the coding sequence ATGAGAAAGCTACTATTCTTGATTGTCTTGCTCTCCGCGTTTTTCTTCTCTGGGTGCGTGGATCTTACTTTGCCAGAGGCTGACAGGGGAACGGTGAGAGTTGTTCTTACCGATGCGGTAATCCCTATCGAAGAGATTGACTCTCTTATCGTAAGGATTGAAAGCATAAAGCTCTATGGATCCGAGGAGGTTCCTCCAGATGAATACGAGCCTTTTGTGATTGTCGACGAGCCATTTGAAGTAGACATTCTTACTCTTGTGGGAGCGACTTTCGAACTGCCCGACACTACAGGAGTCGTCGGTGTATATAACCAGTTGCGGATAGAAGTGTCTGCGGCAACTATGACGGCCAATGAGATAGTCTATCCAGTAACCGTCAACTCTGGATCATTGAAGATCAACAATCTGGGTCTCGAGATTGACGAGGGTTCTGTGACTAATGTTGTTCTGGACTTTGACTTGTCGAAATCCCTGAAAATCAACGGCCGGTGGGAGGACATCGTCAGTGAGGCCGAGATCTCAGGCGAGAAGAAAAGCCACGAAGACAAGGTCCACATGACGCCTGTAATCCATGTGCGCCACGGAAGCCTTTTCGATGTAACGGGAGTTGCCTCTGCGGATCAGTTGCCTCTCCTTGCAGCGCTGTTTCCAGAAGTTGATGGCGAGGCGCTTATGACGTTTACCCATATAGACAATCCGATTTGGGAGGAAGGCGAGTTCAGATTCTGCAAGGTTGGTCCTGGAGAATATAGGCTGGAGTTCTTCGACAATTACATGGAGGAAGGTTTCTCGGTCGATGAAAGCGAATCCAGATATCAGTCCCTTTCAGTTACCGTTGTAGATAAAGACGTCGATCTTGGTACAATTGTCTTGGTTGAGAAATAG
- a CDS encoding response regulator transcription factor, protein MKLLIVEDEKRLLDNVVSFFERSGFLVDASQNAEEGLDLALERSYDCIVLDVLLPGMNGYEFCRFLREEMKSDVPIIIITALGEVDSRIEGLEIGADDYVPKPFDLRELEARVRALVRRNQLKIESIVQYGPLRYDSRKEVFTCSEGRLDLTSREVSIFALLFRNPGAVFSREEITDKIWETGFEPRSNIVDVYINYIRRKLESAGMYDVIETVPGKGYRFRGFADDG, encoded by the coding sequence ATGAAACTCTTGATAGTTGAAGATGAGAAAAGACTGCTCGATAATGTCGTCTCTTTTTTTGAGCGTTCCGGATTTCTTGTGGATGCCTCCCAGAATGCAGAAGAAGGACTGGATCTTGCCCTTGAGCGCAGCTATGATTGTATTGTCCTCGATGTTCTCCTGCCCGGCATGAACGGTTATGAATTCTGCCGCTTTCTGAGAGAAGAGATGAAGTCCGATGTCCCCATAATAATAATCACCGCACTGGGCGAAGTCGACAGCAGAATTGAAGGCCTTGAGATTGGAGCCGATGATTACGTTCCCAAACCGTTCGATCTGCGTGAGCTGGAAGCCAGAGTAAGGGCTCTTGTAAGACGAAATCAGCTGAAGATAGAATCGATAGTTCAGTACGGTCCTCTTCGTTACGATTCGAGAAAGGAAGTCTTCACCTGCTCCGAGGGAAGACTGGACTTGACCTCGAGAGAGGTTTCAATCTTCGCACTGCTCTTCCGAAACCCGGGAGCTGTCTTCTCCAGAGAAGAGATAACCGACAAGATCTGGGAAACAGGCTTTGAACCGCGCAGCAATATTGTTGATGTTTATATTAACTACATTAGAAGGAAACTTGAGTCGGCTGGGATGTATGACGTGATCGAAACGGTTCCGGGAAAGGGTTACAGATTCAGGGGTTTTGCAGATGACGGTTAG
- a CDS encoding histidine kinase dimerization/phospho-acceptor domain-containing protein: MTVRGKISLLYLATYGTVVISLGLTVFFVLRNLEFRRIDNLLLSFHNDIVNTYKFADQENRLLNLAGNEDFGFAIYIEDEPVASFRAEPELFKKAEGIGTKGDHRYRATVELIEGTEERFVTFYNLGKSEEYLKFVLAAVVFSSLSILLAVSLIGTIFTRKLIRPFEQAGNQMELISRTGLKDARISLRKSGDEVSKLESEINKALSRIEQLINDAKQFSSRIAHELRTPLAVMKSHLQLSLTGSSSKESMREALRETLEEVEKLIRLSEEYLLLSRTEITVPIEQREIDLSRLVLETTEKIMILHPDKEIEIQILPDIVISASGYMIEHVVMNLLDNACKYSTDDSIKIKLTREEEFSLLSVSNKGKAVDFMSLDESVKGVQAQGYGLGLRVVLSILRAHNLRLDYEHEEGINRFMIEFPSEAYSR; encoded by the coding sequence ATGACGGTTAGGGGAAAGATCTCACTCCTTTACCTCGCAACTTACGGCACCGTGGTGATTTCGCTAGGCCTTACGGTCTTTTTTGTCCTGAGGAATCTCGAATTTCGCAGGATAGATAATCTGCTCCTGTCATTTCATAACGATATAGTCAACACCTACAAATTCGCAGATCAAGAAAACAGACTTCTGAACCTTGCGGGAAATGAGGACTTTGGATTCGCCATATACATAGAAGATGAACCGGTAGCGAGTTTTCGGGCTGAACCGGAACTGTTCAAAAAAGCTGAAGGAATCGGCACAAAAGGAGACCATCGATATAGAGCGACTGTCGAGCTGATCGAAGGAACCGAAGAGAGATTCGTGACTTTTTACAATCTCGGAAAGTCCGAGGAGTATCTGAAGTTTGTTCTGGCAGCAGTGGTCTTTTCCTCGTTATCCATCTTGTTAGCCGTAAGCCTCATTGGAACAATATTCACGAGAAAACTGATAAGACCTTTTGAACAGGCCGGCAATCAAATGGAGCTGATCAGCAGAACGGGGCTGAAGGATGCCAGAATTTCGCTCAGAAAGAGTGGAGACGAAGTTTCAAAGCTTGAAAGTGAAATCAATAAGGCGCTGAGCAGAATCGAGCAGTTGATAAACGATGCGAAGCAGTTCTCTTCAAGAATCGCTCACGAATTGAGAACGCCCCTAGCAGTAATGAAATCGCATCTTCAGCTCTCTTTGACCGGCAGTTCCTCAAAAGAGAGTATGCGCGAAGCCTTGAGAGAAACTCTTGAGGAAGTGGAAAAGCTTATAAGACTCTCTGAAGAGTATCTGCTTCTGTCTCGCACAGAGATCACCGTACCAATTGAGCAGAGAGAGATAGATCTCTCCCGACTTGTACTGGAGACTACAGAGAAGATCATGATCCTTCATCCCGACAAGGAGATTGAAATACAGATCCTCCCCGATATAGTGATCAGTGCCTCCGGATACATGATCGAGCACGTAGTAATGAATCTTCTTGACAATGCCTGCAAGTATTCTACGGACGATTCTATAAAGATCAAACTGACCCGTGAAGAGGAATTCTCTCTGTTATCTGTTTCCAACAAGGGCAAAGCCGTCGATTTCATGAGCCTTGATGAATCCGTTAAGGGAGTGCAGGCTCAGGGATATGGTCTCGGCCTGAGAGTGGTCTTGTCAATTTTGCGTGCGCACAATCTTAGGCTCGATTACGAACATGAAGAGGGCATCAACAGATTCATGATCGAATTTCCCAGTGAG